The following coding sequences lie in one Tachysurus fulvidraco isolate hzauxx_2018 chromosome 19, HZAU_PFXX_2.0, whole genome shotgun sequence genomic window:
- the pphln1 gene encoding periphilin-1 isoform X1, with translation MAFRRDRSIRDMYEQRFNLGRAAPYPSGGGAGGERRAFGRPDDDHFRNFDYDSPRFYPNGGPRNYHNDEKKGYPSDSHYSFSNESRGGPANRRDDYSYYRGAKDDAHSGRQVDFRGRSRVVSSPNARVQGSHPAPRTLSTLGPNSGDDTLIQAIMNLDRGEEREGLRRKAPFPPVHDCSPTRQDVSPSHHSRSGSSISSRSYSPDRGKTHMYQPPLGKSRERAPGPSVSVSRDGSPHSSVSASKEDMPVTERQPDETLVPADEATAVADDFHERRSQAIAAKAREIEKVYRQDCETFGMVVKMLVAKDPSLEKNLQNPLKENLSEIRERCLEDLRHFISELDEVVRQPEPTV, from the exons A TGGCATTTAGGAGAGACCGGAGTATCCGCGACATGTACGAGCAGCGCTTCAACCTCGGCAGAGCT GCCCCATACCCAAGTGGAGGAGGAGCCGGTGGGGAAAGGAGAGCTTTTGGACGACCTGATGATGATCATTTTCGAAACTTTGACTACGACTCTCCTCGCTTTTACCCAAACGGGGGTCCCAGAAACTACCACAATGATGAGAAGAAGGGCTACCCTAGTGACAGCCACTACTCTTTCTCTAACGAATCCAGAGGAGGCCCAGCTAATCGGAGG GATGACTACTCTTACTACAGAGGAGCCAAAGATGACGCTCATTCTGGACGCCAGGTGGACTTCAG AGGCCGCAGTCGAGTTGTCTCCTCGCCCAATGCTCGTGTCCAGGGCTCGCACCCTGCTCCCAGAACCCTCTCAACACTGGGCCCCAACTCAGGAGACGACACATTAATCCAGGCCATTATGAACTTGGACCGAGG GGAGGAGAGGGAAGGTCTGCGACGTAAAGCACCCTTTCCTCCAGTCCACGACTGTTCCCCTACTCGACAGGACGTGTCTCCTTCCCATCATAGCCGCTCTGGTTCCAGCATTAGCAGCCGAAGCTACTCTCCAGATCGGGGCAAGACCCACATGTACCAGCCTCCTCTGGGAAAAA GCAGGGAAAGAGCCCCAGGGCCATCTGTCAGCGTATCCCGAGATGGATCACCACATAGTTCTGTGTCAGCCTCTAAA GAAGACATGCCAGTAACAGAACGTCAACCAGATGAAACTCTGGTCCCTGCAGATGAAGCCACTGCAGTTGCAGATGACTTCCACGAACGGCGATCTCAAGCTATTGCAGCCAAAGCCAGAGAGATCGAGAAG GTGTACCGCCAGGACTGTGAGACATTTGGTATGGTGGTGAAGATGCTTGTGGCCAAGGACCCTAGTCTGGAGAAAAACCTACAGAACCCTCTGAAAGAAAACCTCAGTGAGATTCGTGAGCGATGTCTTGAGGATCTGCGACACTTTATCTCAGAACTGGACGAGGTAGTTCGTCAACCAGAACCCACCGTCTGA
- the pphln1 gene encoding periphilin-1 isoform X2, whose translation MAFRRDRSIRDMYEQRFNLGRAAPYPSGGGAGGERRAFGRPDDDHFRNFDYDSPRFYPNGGPRNYHNDEKKGYPSDSHYSFSNESRGGPANRRDDYSYYRGAKDDAHSGRQVDFREEREGLRRKAPFPPVHDCSPTRQDVSPSHHSRSGSSISSRSYSPDRGKTHMYQPPLGKSRERAPGPSVSVSRDGSPHSSVSASKEDMPVTERQPDETLVPADEATAVADDFHERRSQAIAAKAREIEKVYRQDCETFGMVVKMLVAKDPSLEKNLQNPLKENLSEIRERCLEDLRHFISELDEVVRQPEPTV comes from the exons A TGGCATTTAGGAGAGACCGGAGTATCCGCGACATGTACGAGCAGCGCTTCAACCTCGGCAGAGCT GCCCCATACCCAAGTGGAGGAGGAGCCGGTGGGGAAAGGAGAGCTTTTGGACGACCTGATGATGATCATTTTCGAAACTTTGACTACGACTCTCCTCGCTTTTACCCAAACGGGGGTCCCAGAAACTACCACAATGATGAGAAGAAGGGCTACCCTAGTGACAGCCACTACTCTTTCTCTAACGAATCCAGAGGAGGCCCAGCTAATCGGAGG GATGACTACTCTTACTACAGAGGAGCCAAAGATGACGCTCATTCTGGACGCCAGGTGGACTTCAG GGAGGAGAGGGAAGGTCTGCGACGTAAAGCACCCTTTCCTCCAGTCCACGACTGTTCCCCTACTCGACAGGACGTGTCTCCTTCCCATCATAGCCGCTCTGGTTCCAGCATTAGCAGCCGAAGCTACTCTCCAGATCGGGGCAAGACCCACATGTACCAGCCTCCTCTGGGAAAAA GCAGGGAAAGAGCCCCAGGGCCATCTGTCAGCGTATCCCGAGATGGATCACCACATAGTTCTGTGTCAGCCTCTAAA GAAGACATGCCAGTAACAGAACGTCAACCAGATGAAACTCTGGTCCCTGCAGATGAAGCCACTGCAGTTGCAGATGACTTCCACGAACGGCGATCTCAAGCTATTGCAGCCAAAGCCAGAGAGATCGAGAAG GTGTACCGCCAGGACTGTGAGACATTTGGTATGGTGGTGAAGATGCTTGTGGCCAAGGACCCTAGTCTGGAGAAAAACCTACAGAACCCTCTGAAAGAAAACCTCAGTGAGATTCGTGAGCGATGTCTTGAGGATCTGCGACACTTTATCTCAGAACTGGACGAGGTAGTTCGTCAACCAGAACCCACCGTCTGA